The sequence below is a genomic window from Phoenix dactylifera cultivar Barhee BC4 chromosome 8, palm_55x_up_171113_PBpolish2nd_filt_p, whole genome shotgun sequence.
TGGAGGAGCCAGAGGAGCTGGAGCTGCTGCTCGGGGTGACGGTGGAGAGGGGGCGCGTCGGGAGGGGGGAGACGGGCGAGTTGAGATCAAAAAACTCCCTAGCGTCGGGTTTATTAGTCTCAAAGCTGAGAGCGTGGAAGCGGTCGGAGATTGACTCGAGGCCGGCCGCCGCGAGGGCCTTGCGTGTCCTGTCCTCGGGGTGAGCCATCTTTTGTTCCAAAATGCCACCTTTCCTTCACGCTTAGATCTCTTCCCACCGACACGAGCCCAAGGCCACTAGATGTAGCGGCTAAAAATAATGGAAGGCCGAAAGCAAGATGGTCTCTTGGCGGTAGAAGAAGGCATGTAGAGAGAAAAGGTGTGAGTACAGGAAGGTGGAAAGGGGGTGGATGGGGATCTCGTGAAGGGAAAGGAGGAAGCAAGGAATGAATGTGGGTAGATTTGGAGAGTTTGGAGCTtcgagagagaagaaaggagagacgagagagaagagagagcacAAATTAAAGGAGGAGCCTTCTTATTTGTTTTTCCGTGGCCCTTTCTCCTTCTttgcccctctctctctcacgagAACATCCGTCCTCTCTctatccctctcccctctctccccACCCCGTCTCTCTATAGTATACAATTTACTCTGGCTCTCTAGGCTTGTCGAGGAAGAAGGAACCCACGTCAACGTCTACCTCCGTTAGGTTTTTCTCTCTCAACTTCTTTCCTTTAtaatatctttgttttgttaTATAACGTCTAGGTTTACGgcaattttatttttccttcttttttcccGTGAGACAAATAGTGCGAAGAATCTGGTAGATCTCGCCTCGCACCCGAGCCACAAGCCAAGGCTAGATTTGCGGACCCTGTTAAATGACCAAAACATCCTTATTTACGAGGAGCCTAATTTTTCGGCATGAGTTTCCGGATAATGTGAACGTGGATGgttggagggagggagggagggagggagggagagtattgtaaaaaaaaataataataataattcggGCTTTGCAGAGGGTATTTTGGGGAAGTGGGAGGTTAGCTTGGTCATTTGGTGGTCCCTCGCGACAGGGGCAGCTGGCCATGTGCGGCGTGCCGTGCCAGCTGGCCGATTCAGGGAACCCTAAGCGATCCAGCGGCCTCCAGCTAAGCAGATAACGGCGGCCCCTGCCTTCGGATCCCGCGGAATATTCCGTAGCCGTCAACTAGCCCGGGTTTGAACGGAGCCGGATGGCGAACGAAGGAGCCGAGCCTGACTGGCGTCCACCCCCGAGGATGATAACGATTTGCAGCCGCTGGCTTTTGGCTCCGCGCCGCCGGCTCGAAAATTGAATGAAACGTAACCCGATGCTTTACCAACTACCGAAATCGGTGTGGAGGAGTAGTTcttacaaaaaaagaaaaaatggtatGTAGTATATTCTCTGATTTTTTCGGTAAAATGGAAGTAGTCTATTCTCGTTGAATGGTCGAGGTAATTATGACCTAAGTtactcattttttttattttgtagcTTGCCATGTATTAAAGTATATTTTATGAGTATGGTATTGTGTACCAATTCATATATCAATGTCAATAGTAAGGCGAACAAAATTATCTTTGATATactataataaatatttatcagataaaaataaatatttcttacaattactaaaaaaattaattatgctTCCACAAGcatataactatatatatattgaacttCCATATCATGACCATTATGGCTTTAGTTAAATTCTATAAGCTTATATAGATGCTACGACTGGCCACATTAAAACTAAATTGAATGAAGCTACTTTGAATTATACCTTAGTATTTTGGCGGATAGCTGACTTACATCTATATGTACATAATGAtgaattttgttatttttaatcAATATGATGCACTTATAATGACCACTATAGCTAGTGGTTTGGCCAATACAAAAGAGTTCAACTCTTTAATGAGTGCTTTTTGTTTTACCCTCTCTTGCTATCCTTTTGGTTAGGTATTTAGAtgctttgatttgttatttaacGCCTAAAATAGCAAATAGCAACATTCAAAAGGAGCACCTAGATATAATTTAGCTGGTTACCATGATACTTCATGTCACATGCTGAtaccttcttttgatttttctacAGTCCCCTCCATCATTACATGATCCTTGTGATGCACTTATTCTTAGTTTACGAGAGATTCCACAAGCATGGGGCTAGCAATTTTTTTCCATTAGTGGTGGTTGGCAATGAGTTCAGAAAAACTATTACCCTAATTTGCTATAAAGCCATGGACATCCTAGCTCTGATAGCTAGGCTTCCCTAGTTAAGATTTCTTAATGAAAAAAGTAATTGCCATAATATAAAGCATAAAGGAACCAAAAACAAGATCCAACAACACAAGGATTACAAGGAAGACTACTTAGGTCTACTGGAGCCCAACCTTTGGATTAGATTCAAAAGTTTCCAAATAAGGGTAGTGCAGGTGTTGGATGCGACCAACTTGAAGAATTGTGTGTTCAACAAATGGATACCATTAATCTCttggtgcttttttttttttttttgcttgctaAGGCAGGCATATCAAACTACCGAGTCCGGACACATCCAACAAAGTCAGAAAATAAAACATCATGGAATGTCGTAGGCAAATCTTCAACCTGAGTCCATAGGGTTACTACTTACGTGGTTGGCCGCATAAATGGTTATCCAATCTATAGCACACTTAGCCTCTCTAAAGACATCTTTGGTGCTCCTCTCTGCTAGATTAATGCACCGGCTAACTCAGCGCAGCAAAGTTAGTTGTACTCCATCCAAACTTTATTGTTGAGAGAGCAGAGCTTTCGCCTTGGGTGTGCCACCCGCCCTCAAATGCAGGGCTTTATTGCCTTACCCTCCGCTGGATGGTCTCCCTACACTTCTGTGGGTACAAAGGTGGGTTCCTTTGCAGCTATTGATAGCGTTTTTCACAACCTTAAAATGATGTTCCTGCTATGGGGTCATAAATAGTGATGTTTCCTCACTGCAGCATCTGGAGATGGATCAAATCAGCCTCATAGCCATATGATGTGCACTTATCTCAaaccaatgaaaaaaaaaaaaaacttccacCTCTCTTAACATCCCTCTCTTCTCCATTACTATTTGATTTGGGGGGAAAAAGAagttataaaaatgaaaaatttcaCTGCGGCTAAGTTGAGCAGATAGCAACCATATCCAACCATCcaatcccccctctctctctctctctctccaaactTTTTTCCTATTATTTAATAGGAATTGATTAATGttttcaaaatataattaaCTTGTGTTTATTAAATTAAGATATGGTTAATTAACTTCATGGAACTAAAGCTAGAAAAATTCACATGTATGGCTGTATTTTCTTGAAAGTTTTCTAATAGAACAATAGAATTTcgaatttttttaatgattattaGTTTGTatcatattttaataattagttAATTCATATCAAGTAATAAGAAGGAAGTTAGGGAGAAGGTTAATTCCTACTTTTCTATCTCACTAAATTACATGGTTTGCTCTAAGATTTTGAAAGAAGATTGAAATATAATAAGGCAAATAGAGTCTTTCTTCAATACAAGATGATGttaatggaattaatatcaaaatatattatatttattttattatattttaatgtaCAACAACAATATAAACTAAAAATATCTTCACTTGATATATATCACTATTATGAATGTTTGAGTTGCCAACCAGACAAAGAAGATGACTTTGGAGGGCAAAGGTGAGGACCAGATTCTCTTAGCCAAAGAAAGAATTGAACGCCTAGAGTTGCTGAGAAGTGGTAATGGGATTTAACAGTGAATATGGGACCGGTGGTCCATCTCCATTCTCCAAAGAGTTGAATCAGGCAGTTGAGAACGAGGTTGGCTGTGAATGACTAGGAAATCCTGAAGTTGTTGCTGAAGAGCGATATCCGATGGATTAAGAAATACATAACTAGGGTCTAGGTGATTCAGGGCTTTAGCAACAGTGATGTTGTGCATGGTTTGCAGTTAGGGTCCATCCTTTGGAaggttaaaaatttatttatcaagtaatatttaaacaaaaaaataatttatccatATTCTTTTATATATCAGAAAATAGCTCCGGAATCTGTTGCCCATGTTCTTTTGCAGTACTACTTTTCTAGATAAATTACTAAAATCTATCTATATTTCCGTGATatcttttattatataaatattattattaataatgactatattatattatacatcATAGAGAGAACGTATAATAAAATatgtatcataatacattacatttcattatatatattataatatattagtatatatattatagtatattattataatttattatattataatatataatacaatcatatattattataatataatatattgttCTATAATAATTCTAATGTCATATCatacaatatattatattatatattataataatatgctgcattagaataataatattatattatattataatcttataattcataatatattactatatattataatatattactacatattatattatattactactATATGGTTTGGGGTATTttaggagcaaaataaaaaagttattttttcgACTAATGAAAAATGACTTTTCCACCTTTTAGGTGGGTAAGATTTTCCTCACATTTTATAAGTAAATGGTATCCATGAAAAAACCCTAGAGAAGCATGAAAATATGGATAAGTTGTTAATGGAAAGTTGACCATAATTTTTACCTACCAAAGAGTGGCCCTTATTAGAGGAAGAGGTTGGGAAAGGAATATTATGATGTGACTGGTTCGACCCATTTTAAAGTCTAAGTTCGAAAAACTATTCCTAAGCAGAAGAATGGTACCATAAGGAAACTTAATGATGCCTTCATGATGCCCTTTCAAAAGGGCGAGGCAGCAAATCTTACTAGGGATGGCAATAGGTTGGGGGTATAGATTGGGTAGGCTATTACACATACTTGTCTTGCAATTGAGAACCATGTACCTATACACCCCTTGTACCCACCTCAGGGTGGGGTAAGGCAGGATAGGTTGAGTTAGATGAGATGGGTTAGATATGTCATGTTgagtaaaattataatttttttacatataaatctaaaaaatcgaaaaaaaaatatctggCGTAGATGGAGAGTGGCAAATTAGTTGGTGTTTGATCGACTTGGGGAAGAGAGTGATGGGGACATCAAAGCCCTTCgttcagatgatcctgagcccccgaaTTGAGTTAGACCCGGATTGGGTCCATTTGAGTCcaagtcatttttttttattgcattatttacTTTTTTCTTAGTCGAGTCAAGTTGGTCAGTTGTTTTGTTATTAGACTAGTCAATTGGATTTATGTAATTAGGTCAATTTAGTAGACCAATTTTGGTAAGGGATTAATTGATGTAAGGGTCCAAATTTAGTCGGTGTCACTTGATTGATTTGGTCAATTGATTACTTGATTTGGTCAAGATGTAAGGTTTATATAAAGACCACCCCTCTTGTATATGAAgcaattgatgattgaatgaaaaaaccctagcctccttcttgttcttcttttttctctgcctcttctcttcctcctgcatctctataacctcttattccttctccctcctttcttcttcctccttctcttcccctgCAGTGGTCCGTCATCAGAGAGTGGGTGTGGCACTGGAGCTAGGTTTTGTAATTGGAAAGAGAGGCACGACCGCACGAATGGACGACAAGAGTCATGGGGACAAGCAAGTTGAGCAAGTAGGGCAAAAAGTGGAGAGAAAAGTAGTGGAGTTATACATATTCGGGTTAGGTTTTGGGACAGGTTTAACCATTACCTGCACCTGTCCCACATCCGTTGAAGGTTTTGGAATCAGGGCTATACCCACCACCGACTAAAAAATGAGTCCGTTGAAAACTTCCCTATTAGGGAATTCAATTATGGCCGGCAGATTCGGATGGTAGAGCCAGGTCAATCGATAGACCAGTTTCGGGCTGGATCGGGTAACTGATGAGGTGAAGTAAATTACTTCTCTTAGATCTTAGACTAGTGGACTTGTTGAAGAAGAACCATCTACTATAATATTTGTCCATAATTATTTGCTGCCAAGTTTGAGGATGATCATTGATCTTGATCGAGCACCATCTCCACTTTGGTCAGCAAAGCGCAGTTGGTTAGAGGGAGATCATGTATAGCTAGACCTCCAGCAGATTTATGCTTTGTGCACTGTTTCCAATTAATTAGACAGTGGAAAAGTTAATTTGCGATCAACTTAATCAATTAGAGGCTGCTAGTGAACTTTTTGGAGTGGTCTATCACGCGGCAAGACGCTCCGATCCTTAACAGGAAGCTTTTTGAGGCAGCAGTTAAGCAATTGAGCAATTTAGGGGTGGCAATGCATAATCGTCTAACCTGTTTAACTTATTTCAACCCGCTATAGATTGGGCTAtattatctgtttaataaaatGATCAGATTCAGATCTATAGTTTTAACCTATTTAGTAGATAGGTTGGATTTAGATTAACAGATTTTTGATCTATCATGTATTCGATGAACATGAGGTGATCCTAGAGAGTCATGTGGGCCCAGAAAGACAACATATGAAAAAACAatagttgagagagagagagagaccaaggTGAAACCAAGGTGCAAGATCTGGTATATATTGCGTGACAAAGTTTTAAAGAAATGCATGACATGACTGCACTGCTCGGAATCCTGGCACGGAGAGAAACTTTGTCTGTTCAACGTTGGAACATGATCCTTGTCATGCCACTCGCAAGTCAAGCAAGCAAATCTTTGACTACTCAGAAGCCAAGCATAGCTTCCACTcgcaatatttttatttttgaactaaaattacAGAAAACCTACCatgactatatatatatatatatatatatatatatatatatatatatatatatatatatatatatatatatatatatatatatatatatatatatatatatatatatatatatatatatatatatatatatgccaaGTATGGAAAGTTGATGGGCacttgaaaaataataaatggtCATGTTTATATTGTAGTGTTGGGAGAAAAATGGATCGTTCAAAGCATATGATCAAATCGCAATACTTGAGGGCGAACGTGACGACAACAAGCATACTCTTAGAGCACCCGACCTCAGAGCGCTCGGTTTAGGCATCAACGACCCTAGAGCTCACAATCCCGACCTCGGCTTGATCGTGGCAGGCATGGTCTCGGCTGAGTTAAGCCCAATCGACCTCAAGGCTAAGTAAGACCCAGTCAAAAGGAGAAGCAGACCTTCCTACTCCACCGAAAATCAAGTCCTTCATATCCGGGATCAAATCCCGCAATCTCTGCCTCAACGGTTGTCAACATTTGAATCCACGTGATCCCAATGGATCGCCAGCTAGCCCGAAATCTCGGACTGTTTACGGTAACTCATTGATTCGCGCAATCACGCCCGATCACAGGTAACCGCTgcaccccctcctataaaaagggggGGAGAAGCTCCAGGCAGAGGGGGCTCGGGCTCtcgctctctcttcttcctccccggcCAAAAAATACATCCCTATGTTATTCCTCTCCATTACTTCTCTCCATTAAAAgcccctctctgacttaagcatcggagggcctacGCCGGAAACTCCAGCCacaggcttcttgcaggtccgtcGGAGACAACCGTCAGCCGCCGCACCAccagccggagctcctcctcctcggtccaCGGTCACCCCTAGgtctaatttccagcaacatgtAGTATCATGATTTTATCACAAAATTATTGGAATAATATGTTAAAGGAGAGATGTCTGCTTCTTTTCAGGTGTAATCGTTTTGTTTGCGAGTCGTCGTCTtctttttaatctgatttttataCCCTTCAGCTCCTTAATTTACGCCCTTTGGGTGGCTTACACATGTCTGTAGATCATAAAGAAGTTTTACTCCTAATGCCTATGCTTACGAATAATCATCTCCCAAATTAGTCATCAAGACTGGTTGCTTTAGATTTTGGCCGAACAAGGACATAGGATCCGAGTTGCAAGGACATTTTGAAATCCATTTAGAGGGATCCGCTCCGttgtttttcgtttttttttttatagttacTTGGGTTCTGCCAAAGGATGACACGTTGAGATGAGGGCATTTTACTGGTTTTTTCACCCTTTTTTGATCCAAAAGATGGGAGCCCTATCAACCATTCATCAGGTTAACGAGCACTACCTAGATTAATTTGagagaaaatataaaacaaacaAGTATGTTTGTAGCTCGTATACTGATTTTTTTAAAGTGTTCTTTGGAGTAGCTCTatgagaagagttggagatAGCACTAAGGATGAATTTTATGTTACTTTTGTATTGGAAAAAAGAGGTCAGCAACCAGAATATGTTCGAATTCTATAATAATGATACTGCTTTTGAGCACATGACCTTGAATTACGCCCTTTAAACTCTCTGCAGCTTTTAACAGTCCTGTTTGCTTCTTTGCTTTCCTCACTAATTTGGGGGCTACTGTGTATGAAGACAATCCTCCAAACGCTACAAAACAAACTCGTTACCTGGTGTTTATTCTTCGCATCAGAGCAAGGTAAATTGGAGAGCAATATGGCTTCGTTTTTCAGTCCAAAGATTCCAAAACAAGGGCTGGGAAACCACACCAGCCCGCTCCTGCTCCACTAATGTCAACATGGGTGGCAGGGGATAAACccagaaggatggccaatgcCCCACAATCCAAGGCATTGCACCCCAGCAGGAACAACAGCATGGAGGGGCTCGTGATTGCAATAAAATGGAAAGCTGTAGTATGTGGACGGATATAACAGAGTAAGGCACTTTTCCACAGGTCTTCAAGGTCAAGCCATTTCAGTCCTCGTTTGTTAGACTGTGAGAAATTATATTCTATATCATATGCACCAGATAATTGTGCACTATATCAATAACcgtattttattttatagacTCTATTCATCATGCACTCGTCCGCTAATATTGTACACACGTTGTAAGATATAATGTCTCATCATACTTACTCCGCGTCCTTGCCTCTTCCTATTGTTTATTTGACAACCCTTTCTTTATGTCCCAGTTCAGTTCATCCTCTTACCCATTTGTCCTTTCATCCAAGTGATTGATGGATTAGTTGGATCCTGCTCTATCTCTGAGTCCCTTCAacgcatgaaaaaaaaaaggtgctgGCAGAGAGAGGCTCCATGGCCCCCTTCAATCTCATCTCTTTTCTTCGTCCCTTTCTCCAGCCTCCACCACCATGTGAGAAAGGAGATCAAGTCAGGGGAGGCATGTGGCGCCCATTTGGAAGTGCAGTTGGGAAAGGATTCTCTGCATCAATGCAATGCGAGCAGATGGGCTCTCATTTGCTCTTGCTCGACTCTTGTGGCTGAATtgttaagggctcgtttggttcgcgggaagcattttccctcctaggaatatgattcctgggaaacaaattcctaagaagaggatgcctaggaaaatacttttggcatgtttggttgatcatggaaaagtaacaaatttccaaagtgcttatgtttggttggccatccacttttctaggaaagttatgtataatttctattatgcccttaataaaaattaggtttttaatgtctctttaatgcttctttaatgctgaagggactttttgggaaaaagtaaaaatggagtaattcctgcctcatgggaaagtaactttcccatgtttctcatgggaaagactttcccatgaaatgtgggaatcatattcccatgggaattcaactttcccttctctctcctttgaaaactccaaccaaacaagaggcatctcattactttcccgttgaccacactttcccccttcttttcccgcgaaccaaacgagccctaagagaCTGATCAACTTAAACTTAAAGGGTCCCATATTCCTTCTTTAGCTTTCCGCATCGTTACCATCTCAGCCTAAAGTCGGATTGGCGTCCATTGAACCTATCAAATCGCCACCGTTGCTGCTGTGGCCTCGGAAGAAACTCTGAGCGCATAAAACCCATCACCTACCACTGCACCACTGGCACTGATCTTGGTCCAACCCAGTCATTCGCACTGAGGGTTTCAGCACGGACAAGACTTCTTTCAACAAACAGGACCACACGACTCTTGTGGTGGACCATGCTTCTCTTCTCAAATAGGCAAAGTGGGTGGGGGAATGGGGGAGTCCATTTAGTCTTGGAATTTAGCAGCTAGAAATGCCCCCCAGTATCAGCTCAGCTATCAACTTGGCAATCCATTTCAGGTGTTTCAAGGCAATCCATTTCATGTGTGAGATGCAGGAGCTTCACAAATGAGCTCTGTTttgatctttccttctgaaaatTAGGAGGAGAAATCCAGCACATGCCCCCAAGTGAGGACTACATCACAATAACCTTTTTGAGTGCCCTATGAGAAATCTGTTGGCAGTGATCAGGCATTACCTTCAAGGGCATTGGCTCGGCTACGAGCAGCATTAGGTAAACAACTACCACATTCCAATATGGTAATACAAAAAGCTATGAATCCAAGCATTGGCCGTAAATGAAAAACAGGCATGTCCAAGGTACCTCtctggtttttcagtttgtgcCCATATGTCAATATGAAGCAAGGATCTAAATCTTCCACAACAAATTTTTGAAGTAGTCTCTTTAATCTACAcctatcttcttccttttcttctgcttATACGAAGAAAAGAAGGCACCTTTTCTGCTTTCACTTCAAGCCTAATTGATACTAAATTTGGCAGTATCATATTCAGAATTAGCTTGAAAACGGGTCTTTCTTCTCTGGGTTAGGCTAAGAGGATTCTGAATTAACTAGCCTGTGATAATTTCTAAATTCTGCGCTAAATAGTTTGTAAGTTTCATGCTCCACATGCATGAAACTTATTTATTTTCCATAATAATCCCTATGAAGTAACACGATGTAACTTACACCAACCATGCACATGtttttttcaaagaaatcaCTAGATAAGTAAAATCATAATACTCAGTTCAAGCCATAAATGTAATATTTCTTCTGATGGCACCATTGCGAGCCATCGAAAATTCAGCTGAATTCTCGATACTCAggtttccaacttgctatacaTTGTCATGCCTACAGACACTTTATGCAGTGGACTCATCAATCCGACTCTTGTGCAGCTGAAATGCTGGATTCACCCAAGCTCCACAGCTGCATTGCATGCCTGCCCAGTTGAATGAACCCAAACGGGCCTTGCAGCCCAAGCACCAAAGTTTCTCTTCAACATGGCCTTCTTGTACTGACTCACAAGAAAGAGATGGCATGTCAAATATAAGGCATGTTTTAAGATCTAACAATGTACAATGCCTGTTCTGCGAGCAATCAAAGAAGATAATGAATGCCGTGCCTACCTGCATGCATCCACTTCATGGGCTCCACAAATATTGAGGAGCATTCGGGTTTCTTGTCACCGTCCAGGGGGGCACCTCTTTTCTTCCATTTGAAGCATCGTTCACCCTCTCCCTGCTTGTGAAGAATCACATTCTCTTGAGCCGCAACAATCCTGCGGCATCTTTTGCAGCGATATAGAGTTTGCGGTTTCTGATCAGTTTCCATATCCTAACTGCCAGCTTGCATTTTCTTAGTGATAATGAATAAGTTTGCAAGAAACAGTAATCTCATGAATCATGTAAATGGTGAAT
It includes:
- the LOC103702991 gene encoding probable inactive dual specificity protein phosphatase-like At4g18593, which encodes METDQKPQTLYRCKRCRRIVAAQENVILHKQGEGERCFKWKKRGAPLDGDKKPECSSIFVEPMKWMHAVQEGHVEEKLWCLGCKARLGSFNWAGMQCSCGAWVNPAFQLHKSRIDESTA